A genomic region of Candidatus Marimicrobium litorale contains the following coding sequences:
- a CDS encoding TylF/MycF/NovP-related O-methyltransferase, with protein sequence MNDSVTRNNLQLNKWIKRAWPSIILPLVVLFLFHNRNIHPGYNVSWWKLYKLARRLRRNGKSIKSGSSYRAHLAMAAKLLEISPSTEGVVVECGCFKGGSTANLSIICDFVGRDLIIYDSFEGLPSGGPNDRYTRDAQGHFFGALDTVSHNVEKFGVLERCSFRKGWFIDTLPEHVEPIVLAFLDVDYQASIHDCLVNLWPHLIDKGYVFTDDYTYTDLCAVYFSEEFWQREFGTNPPGLIGTGTGIAMGQFFVGPLMSMGGNRAYPLQSPASTAYTRKDYTGYWGYRRENEEKNE encoded by the coding sequence ATTTCTGTTTCATAACCGCAACATTCATCCGGGGTATAATGTTTCCTGGTGGAAACTGTATAAACTTGCTCGACGTTTGCGACGCAACGGCAAGTCAATAAAGTCCGGCAGTTCATACCGCGCCCATCTCGCCATGGCGGCTAAACTTCTTGAGATTTCACCCAGTACTGAGGGTGTCGTAGTCGAGTGCGGGTGCTTCAAGGGCGGCTCCACTGCTAATCTTTCTATCATCTGCGATTTTGTAGGTCGAGACCTTATCATCTATGACTCTTTTGAAGGATTGCCAAGCGGCGGGCCGAACGATCGTTATACTCGTGATGCACAGGGGCACTTTTTCGGTGCGCTCGATACAGTGTCACATAATGTCGAGAAGTTCGGTGTGCTAGAGCGTTGCAGCTTCCGAAAAGGCTGGTTCATCGATACACTGCCTGAACATGTGGAGCCGATCGTGCTCGCGTTTCTCGACGTCGATTACCAGGCCAGCATTCACGATTGTCTAGTGAACCTTTGGCCCCACCTCATTGACAAAGGATACGTTTTCACGGATGACTACACCTATACAGATCTTTGTGCCGTATATTTTTCCGAAGAGTTCTGGCAACGCGAGTTTGGTACAAACCCTCCGGGTTTAATTGGTACGGGAACAGGTATTGCGATGGGCCAGTTCTTCGTGGGGCCTCTGATGTCAATGGGCGGAAATCGAGCTTACCCACTGCAGTCACCCGCGAGTACAGCATATACACGCAAGGACTATACGGGTTACTGGGGATACCGACGCGAAAACGAAGAGAAGAATGAGTAA